In a genomic window of Deltaproteobacteria bacterium:
- a CDS encoding VOC family protein, translating to MQKITPFLWFDTQGEEAAKFYISIFRNSKITGTTRYGEAGPGPKGSVMTVAFNLDGQDFVALNGGPQFKFTEAVSFVANCETQQEVDDLWEKLSAGGERSRCGWLKDKFGLSWQVVPTVLGQLLQDKDPAKSGRVMETMLQMDKLDIRKLKQAHAGG from the coding sequence ATGCAAAAGATCACGCCGTTCCTTTGGTTCGACACACAAGGGGAGGAAGCCGCGAAGTTCTACATCTCGATCTTCAGGAATTCGAAGATCACCGGCACGACCCGATATGGAGAGGCGGGCCCCGGTCCGAAGGGCTCGGTCATGACGGTGGCGTTCAACCTCGACGGGCAGGACTTCGTGGCGCTGAACGGCGGCCCGCAGTTCAAGTTCACCGAGGCCGTCTCGTTCGTAGCGAACTGCGAGACGCAGCAGGAAGTGGACGACCTGTGGGAGAAGTTGTCCGCGGGTGGGGAGCGGTCGAGATGTGGCTGGCTCAAGGACAAGTTCGGTCTCTCCTGGCAGGTGGTCCCCACCGTTCTGGGACAGCTGTTGCAGGACAAGGATCCGGCAAAGTCCGGGCGCGTGATGGAGACGATGCTTCAGATGGACAAGCTCGACATCAGGAAGCTGAAGCAGGCGCACGCCGGAGGCTGA
- a CDS encoding epoxide hydrolase gives MRIEPFKIEVDASVLADLRSRILNTRWPDQVPGTGWDQGTNLDYLKRILAYWADGFDWRAQERKLNGLRHFRADLDGVHIHFVHEKARRGRGLPLILTHGWPSTFIELLPLLPLLTDPEAHGIEGPAFDVVIPSLPGYGFSERPPRTGVNYRFTASLWHRLMRGLGYARYAAHGSDFGAGVSTLMALDEPQPMIGLHLSNLEIPPYVGPDARPLSDAERDYVERNDRFWQAENGYKAIQGTKPQTLGYALNDSPAGLAAWILEKWRSWADSGGDADRRFSRDFLLTNLTIYWATGTITSSMRDYYDNRWFRVPIGPQDLVRVPTAIAIFANELISEGIPPREWAARLYDLRRWTPMPRGGHFAATEEPQLLAQDIGAFFAGL, from the coding sequence ATGCGCATCGAGCCGTTCAAGATAGAGGTCGACGCCTCGGTCCTCGCCGATCTGCGCTCGCGCATCCTGAACACGCGCTGGCCCGATCAGGTGCCTGGAACCGGGTGGGACCAGGGCACCAACCTCGATTACCTGAAGCGAATCCTGGCGTACTGGGCTGACGGATTCGACTGGCGCGCGCAGGAACGCAAGCTGAACGGCCTCCGGCATTTCCGCGCCGACCTGGACGGCGTGCACATCCATTTCGTGCACGAGAAGGCTCGGCGCGGGCGGGGACTTCCGCTCATCCTGACGCACGGCTGGCCGAGCACGTTCATCGAGCTGCTCCCGCTCCTGCCGCTGCTGACCGATCCGGAAGCGCACGGCATCGAGGGGCCGGCGTTCGACGTCGTCATTCCTTCGTTGCCGGGCTACGGCTTCTCGGAACGGCCTCCGCGCACGGGCGTGAACTACCGGTTCACGGCTTCGCTGTGGCATCGGCTGATGCGCGGGCTCGGGTACGCGCGCTATGCGGCCCACGGGAGCGACTTCGGGGCGGGAGTCTCGACGCTGATGGCACTGGACGAGCCGCAGCCGATGATCGGTCTCCATCTCAGCAACCTGGAGATCCCCCCGTACGTCGGGCCCGATGCGCGACCCCTCTCGGACGCGGAGAGAGACTACGTCGAGCGCAACGACAGGTTCTGGCAGGCCGAGAACGGCTACAAGGCGATCCAGGGCACCAAGCCGCAGACGCTCGGATACGCACTGAACGACTCGCCCGCCGGGCTCGCCGCCTGGATCCTCGAGAAATGGCGCTCGTGGGCCGACTCCGGCGGAGACGCCGACCGGCGATTCTCACGCGACTTCCTTCTCACCAATCTGACCATCTACTGGGCGACGGGGACCATCACGTCGTCGATGCGCGACTATTACGACAACCGATGGTTCCGCGTTCCGATTGGGCCGCAGGACCTTGTCCGCGTCCCCACCGCGATCGCCATCTTCGCAAACGAGCTCATCAGCGAAGGCATTCCGCCGCGCGAATGGGCCGCGCGTCTCTATGATCTGCGGCGCTGGACCCCGATGCCGCGGGGTGGTCACTTCGCCGCGACGGAGGAACCGCAGTTGCTCGCGCAGGACATCGGCGCTTTCTTTGCCGGGCTCTGA
- a CDS encoding NYN domain-containing protein produces the protein MVSDKERRIALFIDFENLVTNTGISPSTFDLQPAMDRLLERGKVVFRRAYCDWSRFREATRRLHDFGVELIDVPPSTRAGKNGADMRLVIDALELCYAREHIDTFAIASGDSDFCPLAYKLRENNRMLIGLGVKGATSPLFVKACDEFVYLKPPTTTTKAAARRESPRKTSGERAAREIPPIAREVVAGLLARATGPLNPSLIKETIVRKEPDFDEREAGFSTFSRLLQEMERQGLLKRQQLNGRQWYVLPPDAAGSEKETGRGEDRNDAPSDAQRRESD, from the coding sequence ATGGTCAGCGACAAAGAGCGCCGCATCGCCCTGTTCATCGATTTCGAGAACCTCGTGACGAACACGGGGATCAGCCCCTCGACGTTCGATCTGCAGCCGGCGATGGACCGGCTGCTCGAGCGGGGCAAGGTCGTCTTCCGTCGGGCGTATTGCGACTGGTCGCGGTTTCGCGAGGCGACCCGCCGGTTGCACGACTTCGGAGTGGAGTTGATCGACGTTCCACCCTCGACCCGAGCCGGCAAGAACGGCGCCGACATGCGGCTGGTCATCGACGCGCTCGAGCTGTGCTACGCCCGCGAGCATATCGATACCTTTGCGATCGCCTCCGGCGACAGCGACTTCTGTCCGCTGGCGTACAAGCTGCGTGAGAACAACCGGATGCTGATCGGGCTGGGCGTGAAGGGAGCGACCTCGCCGTTGTTCGTGAAGGCTTGCGACGAATTCGTCTACCTCAAGCCGCCAACAACCACGACGAAGGCAGCTGCTCGCCGCGAGTCGCCGCGAAAGACATCCGGGGAACGTGCCGCGCGCGAGATTCCGCCGATTGCCCGCGAGGTCGTCGCCGGCCTGCTCGCGCGCGCAACGGGTCCGTTGAACCCGTCATTGATCAAGGAGACCATCGTCCGCAAGGAGCCCGACTTCGACGAGCGGGAGGCAGGATTCTCCACCTTCAGCAGGTTGCTGCAAGAGATGGAACGGCAGGGCCTGCTCAAGCGCCAGCAGCTGAACGGGCGCCAATGGTACGTACTGCCGCCGGATGCGGCGGGTTCCGAGAAAGAAACGGGTCGCGGTGAGGACCGGAACGATGCACCGTCGGATGCGCAGAGGCGAGAGAGTGACTAG
- a CDS encoding long-chain fatty acid--CoA ligase → MNIAAQVLEVARRFPERPAITADSATLTYAQLASRAARLGAALRARSGGSGARVVLYLENCPEFFEILLGCWSAGLCAVPVNARLHPKEVAWIVEKTKSRLVFVTPALADAVASGPGLTVISTGGSDYQALLAAEPIVPPPAAADDPAWVFFTSGTTGRPKGAVLTHRNLMSMSHAYYADIDFIDEHDTDLHAAPLSHGSGLYAIPHLLKGSHQVVLGGFEAARVCDAIAQHENVSFFAAPTMVTRLVQSEAARTAGFANLKTIIYGGAPMYVADLKRALALFGPRLYQLFGQGESPMTITGLSKQLHAAADHPRYETLLASCGYARTGVEVKIVDEQDRELPPGEVGEVMTRSEAVMQGYLDEPAATAETLRGGWLHTGDVGSMDADGLLTLRDRSKDLIISGGSNIYPREIEEVLLRHPGVLEAAVVGRPHREWGEEVIAFVVARPGASVSQAALDAICLDNIARYKRPREYRFVDALPKNNYGKVLKTELRHKLGENGKP, encoded by the coding sequence ATGAACATTGCCGCGCAGGTGCTGGAGGTCGCGCGACGGTTTCCCGAGCGCCCCGCGATCACCGCCGACTCCGCCACCCTGACGTACGCGCAGCTTGCCAGCCGCGCAGCCCGGCTCGGCGCTGCGCTCCGCGCGCGGTCCGGAGGTTCCGGAGCGCGCGTCGTTCTCTACCTCGAGAACTGTCCCGAGTTCTTCGAGATCCTGCTCGGTTGCTGGAGCGCGGGATTGTGCGCGGTTCCCGTGAATGCGCGGCTCCATCCGAAAGAGGTCGCGTGGATTGTCGAAAAGACGAAGTCGAGGCTCGTTTTCGTCACCCCTGCGCTTGCCGACGCCGTCGCGAGCGGTCCTGGACTGACGGTGATCTCCACCGGCGGCAGCGATTATCAGGCGCTCCTCGCTGCCGAACCGATCGTTCCCCCGCCTGCGGCAGCCGACGATCCCGCCTGGGTATTCTTCACCAGCGGCACCACCGGCCGCCCCAAAGGCGCTGTCCTGACGCACCGCAATCTAATGTCGATGAGCCACGCCTACTACGCGGACATCGATTTCATCGACGAGCACGACACGGATCTGCACGCGGCGCCGCTCTCACACGGCTCGGGCCTCTACGCCATTCCGCACCTGCTCAAGGGGTCGCATCAGGTCGTGCTCGGCGGGTTCGAAGCGGCGCGCGTGTGCGACGCGATCGCGCAACACGAGAACGTCAGCTTCTTCGCCGCGCCGACGATGGTGACGCGTCTGGTGCAGAGCGAAGCCGCGCGGACAGCCGGCTTCGCAAACCTCAAGACCATCATCTACGGCGGGGCTCCCATGTACGTCGCCGATCTGAAGCGCGCGCTGGCGCTCTTCGGGCCGCGTCTCTATCAGCTGTTCGGACAGGGCGAGTCACCGATGACGATCACCGGGCTCTCCAAGCAGTTGCACGCGGCGGCCGATCACCCTCGATACGAAACCTTGCTCGCGTCCTGCGGCTACGCCCGGACGGGCGTCGAGGTGAAGATCGTGGACGAGCAGGACCGCGAGCTCCCGCCTGGCGAAGTGGGGGAGGTGATGACGCGGAGCGAAGCGGTGATGCAGGGCTATCTGGACGAGCCTGCCGCGACCGCGGAGACGCTGCGCGGCGGTTGGTTGCACACCGGCGACGTGGGATCGATGGATGCGGACGGGCTGCTCACGCTAAGGGACCGCTCGAAGGATCTGATCATCAGTGGCGGCAGCAACATCTATCCGCGGGAAATCGAGGAGGTGCTGCTACGGCATCCCGGCGTGCTGGAAGCGGCGGTGGTGGGGCGGCCTCATCGGGAGTGGGGCGAGGAGGTGATCGCCTTCGTCGTCGCACGGCCTGGCGCGTCGGTGTCACAGGCGGCGCTCGACGCCATCTGTCTCGACAACATCGCCCGCTACAAGCGGCCGCGCGAGTATCGTTTCGTCGACGCGCTGCCGAAGAACAACTACGGCAAGGTGCTGAAGACGGAGCTGCGCCACAAGCTCGGGGAAAACGGGAAGCCGTAA
- a CDS encoding MaoC family dehydratase, which translates to MRYLEDFHEGQVFELGEETIREQEIVEFARRFDAQPFHVDAEAAKRSIYGGLIASGWHTASFFMGLLVRSLLHDVASMGAGGIDELRWLKPVRPGDTLRGRLNVVGTRPSTKHADRGLLTCVGELFNQKDERVLLIRWSAMIARRRP; encoded by the coding sequence ATGCGCTATCTCGAAGATTTCCATGAAGGCCAGGTCTTCGAGCTCGGGGAGGAGACCATCCGCGAGCAGGAGATCGTCGAGTTTGCCCGGCGCTTCGACGCGCAGCCTTTTCACGTCGACGCGGAGGCGGCCAAACGCTCCATCTACGGCGGGCTGATCGCGAGCGGGTGGCACACCGCGTCGTTCTTCATGGGGCTTCTGGTGCGCAGCCTCCTCCACGACGTGGCGAGCATGGGCGCAGGCGGCATCGACGAGCTGCGCTGGCTGAAGCCGGTGCGGCCCGGAGACACGCTGCGCGGGCGCCTGAACGTGGTGGGAACGCGGCCGTCAACGAAGCATGCCGACCGGGGCCTCCTGACCTGCGTCGGCGAGCTGTTCAACCAGAAGGACGAGCGCGTGCTCCTGATCCGCTGGTCCGCGATGATCGCGCGGAGGCGGCCGTGA
- the hflB gene encoding ATP-dependent zinc metalloprotease FtsH has translation MNRKQTGFNLAFVLIAVMGVLVVQDFWARRQAVATIPYSEFQKLVREDKVASVVVGQDQLSGELKEPINGKKRFVAVRVDADIAKELDQHGVEYRGQFDSNFITMLLSWIVPTALFFGIWVFLGRRMAKQLGGPGGGLMAIGKSKARVYVETDTKVTFADVAGVDEAKAELQEVVSFLKDPKEHGRLGARMPKGVLLVGPPGTGKTLLAKAVAGEAGVAFFSISGSEFVEMFVGVGAARVRDLFEQARAKAPCIIFIDELDALGRARGAVPGLGGHDEKEQTLNQLLVEMDGFDPTSGIVLIAATNRPEILDPALLRAGRFDRQVLVDRPDRIGREEILRVHTRKVLLAADVKLEEVAALTPGFTGADLANLVNEAALVATRRGANQIAMNDFNLAIERIVAGLEKKNRLLNPREREIVAHHEMGHALVAAALPGTDAVHKISIIPRGIGALGYTIQRPTEDRYLMTREELDNKMAVLLGGRAAEHLVFGHLSTGAADDLAKATDIARSMVTRFGMGTALGPVTYQTEPSSFLGQAFGSQRLYGEETAREIDVAVRGIIEAQFQRARALLATNRALLDEAARVLLAKETLAGEELEGILGRVGKESGPRIAATA, from the coding sequence ATGAATCGGAAGCAGACGGGCTTCAACCTTGCATTTGTGCTCATCGCAGTGATGGGCGTGCTGGTCGTGCAGGACTTCTGGGCGCGGCGGCAAGCGGTCGCTACCATTCCCTACAGCGAGTTCCAGAAGCTGGTCCGCGAAGACAAGGTTGCCAGCGTCGTCGTCGGGCAGGACCAGCTATCGGGCGAGCTGAAGGAACCGATCAACGGCAAGAAGCGATTCGTCGCCGTCCGCGTCGATGCGGACATCGCCAAGGAGCTGGACCAGCACGGCGTCGAGTACCGCGGGCAGTTCGACTCGAACTTCATCACCATGCTCCTGTCGTGGATCGTACCGACGGCCTTGTTCTTCGGCATCTGGGTCTTTCTCGGCCGCCGGATGGCGAAACAGCTCGGCGGACCCGGCGGCGGCCTGATGGCCATCGGCAAGTCGAAGGCCAGGGTGTACGTCGAGACGGACACGAAGGTCACCTTCGCGGACGTCGCGGGAGTCGACGAGGCGAAGGCCGAGCTGCAGGAAGTGGTCTCGTTCCTCAAGGACCCGAAGGAGCACGGACGGCTCGGCGCTCGGATGCCGAAGGGGGTCCTGCTGGTCGGTCCTCCGGGCACGGGCAAGACGCTCCTCGCCAAGGCAGTTGCCGGTGAGGCCGGGGTAGCGTTCTTCTCCATCTCCGGGTCGGAATTCGTGGAGATGTTCGTCGGCGTGGGCGCCGCCCGGGTGCGCGACCTGTTCGAGCAGGCCCGCGCCAAGGCGCCATGCATCATCTTCATCGACGAGCTGGACGCGCTGGGCCGCGCCCGCGGCGCCGTTCCGGGGCTCGGCGGTCACGACGAGAAGGAACAGACGCTGAACCAGTTGCTCGTCGAGATGGACGGGTTCGACCCGACCTCCGGGATCGTCCTGATCGCCGCGACCAACCGGCCCGAGATCCTCGATCCCGCACTGCTGCGGGCGGGTCGCTTCGACCGGCAAGTCCTCGTCGACCGGCCGGACCGCATCGGGCGCGAGGAGATCCTGAGGGTGCACACGCGCAAGGTGCTCCTCGCCGCGGACGTCAAGCTCGAGGAAGTCGCTGCGCTCACCCCGGGTTTCACCGGAGCCGACCTCGCGAACCTCGTGAACGAGGCCGCCCTGGTCGCCACCCGCCGCGGCGCCAACCAGATCGCCATGAACGACTTCAACTTGGCCATCGAGCGGATCGTGGCGGGGCTGGAAAAGAAGAACCGGCTGCTCAATCCGCGCGAGCGCGAGATCGTCGCCCATCACGAGATGGGCCACGCATTGGTTGCGGCGGCGCTTCCCGGCACCGATGCGGTGCACAAGATCTCGATCATTCCGCGGGGAATCGGGGCCCTCGGCTACACCATCCAGCGTCCCACCGAGGATCGCTACCTGATGACGCGCGAGGAGTTGGACAACAAGATGGCGGTCCTGCTCGGCGGTCGTGCGGCGGAGCATCTCGTCTTCGGACATCTCTCGACCGGCGCCGCCGACGACCTGGCGAAGGCCACGGACATCGCCCGCAGCATGGTGACCCGATTCGGCATGGGCACTGCGCTCGGTCCGGTGACGTACCAGACGGAGCCGAGCTCGTTCCTCGGACAGGCCTTCGGATCGCAACGGCTCTACGGCGAGGAGACGGCGAGGGAGATCGACGTCGCGGTCCGCGGCATCATCGAGGCGCAGTTCCAGCGCGCGCGAGCGCTGCTCGCGACGAACCGCGCGCTCCTCGACGAGGCGGCCCGCGTGCTCCTGGCGAAGGAGACGCTCGCAGGGGAAGAGCTGGAAGGCATCCTCGGGCGCGTGGGGAAAGAATCAGGCCCGCGCATCGCCGCTACTGCGTAG
- a CDS encoding NUDIX domain-containing protein yields MSQRGNGWKVELLDTLTRNPWFGVLLQKVTQPDGSSEPYYTIDFPHRAVGVVVRRGDEFLFIRQYRFIVDEHVWAIPSGGAEKGESAAAAAAREMEEETGYRPSRPLEHVVGYYPSYGCGNQRFELFVAEDPVRIRETHDPQEVMSTRWFHKAEVLGMIQRNEIVDGLSLTPVLLVLLREALSGAKSP; encoded by the coding sequence ATGAGCCAGCGCGGAAACGGATGGAAGGTCGAGCTGCTGGATACCCTGACGAGGAATCCATGGTTCGGCGTCCTGCTGCAGAAGGTCACCCAGCCCGACGGCTCCAGCGAGCCGTATTACACGATCGACTTTCCCCATCGCGCAGTCGGGGTCGTCGTGCGGCGCGGCGACGAATTCCTCTTCATTCGCCAGTACCGATTCATCGTCGACGAGCACGTCTGGGCCATTCCCTCCGGCGGAGCGGAGAAGGGCGAAAGCGCCGCCGCCGCCGCGGCCAGGGAGATGGAGGAAGAGACGGGTTACCGGCCGTCCAGGCCCCTCGAGCACGTCGTCGGATACTACCCGTCGTACGGATGCGGCAATCAGCGCTTCGAGCTGTTCGTCGCCGAGGATCCGGTGCGCATCCGGGAAACGCACGATCCGCAGGAGGTCATGTCCACGCGCTGGTTCCACAAGGCGGAAGTGCTGGGAATGATCCAGCGGAACGAGATCGTCGACGGGCTTTCGCTGACGCCGGTGCTGCTGGTGCTGCTTCGCGAGGCCTTGTCAGGCGCGAAATCGCCTTGA
- a CDS encoding acyl-CoA desaturase gives MPNEFERVRFPARGPFHTDLTRRVEEFFEGAARSRHGGWAMGAKTAALISWLAMSYGLLMFVPLYAWQAALLSISVGLAVAGVGFSVMHDANHGGTSSSARVNGIMSFTLDLLGASSFLWRLKHNVMHHAYPNVSGLDPDIEAGSPLLRLAPWQSRRWHHRFQHLYVWLLYGLFPLQWWFVDDARELATGRIAGRQFPAARGRTLVIALAGKALFICWAFLLPALLHPSWGLVLIWALALFVLGNVLANAFQLAHCVDEAEFIGSRDVESDWAEHQLATTVDFARGNTLLGWYLGGLNFQVEHHLFPRVCHLHYPALSRIVEETCTAHRVQYRCEPTLRSALAANVRWLRRMGSASALDVKTSCHRSDTG, from the coding sequence ATGCCGAACGAGTTCGAGCGCGTCCGGTTTCCGGCGCGGGGACCCTTCCATACCGATCTCACGCGTCGCGTGGAGGAGTTTTTCGAGGGCGCCGCGCGCTCGCGTCACGGCGGCTGGGCGATGGGCGCGAAGACCGCCGCCTTGATCTCGTGGCTCGCCATGTCTTACGGCCTGCTGATGTTCGTTCCGCTCTACGCCTGGCAGGCGGCGCTGCTGAGCATCTCCGTCGGGCTGGCCGTGGCCGGGGTGGGATTCTCGGTCATGCACGACGCGAACCACGGAGGCACTTCCTCGAGCGCGCGCGTGAACGGAATCATGTCGTTCACGCTCGATCTGCTGGGCGCGAGCTCTTTCCTCTGGCGCCTCAAGCACAACGTCATGCACCACGCATACCCGAACGTGTCCGGGCTCGATCCGGACATCGAGGCCGGCAGCCCGCTGTTGCGCCTCGCGCCGTGGCAGTCGCGGCGGTGGCACCATCGTTTCCAGCACTTGTACGTATGGCTCCTCTACGGCCTCTTCCCTCTCCAGTGGTGGTTCGTCGACGACGCTCGCGAGCTCGCCACCGGCCGCATCGCCGGGCGCCAGTTCCCGGCTGCGCGCGGGCGAACGCTGGTCATCGCGCTGGCGGGAAAGGCGCTCTTCATCTGTTGGGCGTTCTTGCTGCCTGCCCTTCTCCATCCCTCATGGGGGCTGGTGCTGATCTGGGCTCTCGCCCTCTTTGTCCTCGGCAACGTACTCGCCAACGCCTTCCAGCTGGCGCACTGCGTGGACGAGGCTGAATTCATCGGCAGCCGCGACGTCGAGTCCGACTGGGCCGAGCATCAGCTGGCGACGACGGTAGACTTCGCGCGGGGCAACACGCTGCTGGGCTGGTATCTCGGAGGGCTCAATTTCCAGGTGGAGCACCACTTGTTCCCGCGCGTCTGCCACCTGCACTATCCGGCGCTCTCCAGAATCGTCGAGGAGACCTGCACCGCGCATCGAGTGCAATACCGCTGCGAGCCTACCCTGCGGAGCGCCCTCGCCGCCAACGTGCGCTGGTTGCGGCGGATGGGATCCGCGTCGGCCCTCGACGTCAAGACGTCATGTCACCGTTCGGATACGGGCTGA
- a CDS encoding FAD-dependent oxidoreductase, producing MRKSSESLWLRTVADPGFPALTGDATVDVCVVGGGMAGVTAARLLQRAGKRVALLDQGKIGNGVTGFTTAHLTEALDTRYFELRKTFGNDGARLAAQSHRAAIEHIARTVDEEKLDCGFRYLPGYLYSEESPDQIVQEHEAARACGIEVAVLDRAPLPFPTKKALRFERQGQFHPLRYLLPLARQVAQRGGLVHEQTRALDVRDGEPCTVRTAQGLVRATHVLVCTHTPVNDKFFMHTKLAQYRSYVVTARPVQRIDGLFWDDADPYHYLRMHDGQLIAGGEDHKVGQKANTNEAYDRLGEYVRARFDAAVEGEWSAQVVEPVDGLPYIGRNSLNAHVFVATGFSGNGMTGGTLAAMLLADLVLGKSNVWESLYKATRLSAGAALEWTKENVDYPLHLVVGALKGAPADALESVARGEGRIVTVAGKKVAAFRDEDGKLTLLSPTCTHMACTVRWNPAEKSWDCPCHGARYDVEGEVLNGPAIKPLAKKQP from the coding sequence ATGAGGAAATCGTCGGAATCCCTCTGGCTTCGGACGGTTGCCGATCCTGGTTTCCCGGCCCTCACCGGCGATGCCACCGTGGACGTCTGCGTCGTGGGCGGCGGGATGGCGGGCGTCACCGCAGCGCGTCTGCTCCAGCGAGCCGGCAAGCGCGTCGCCCTCCTCGACCAGGGAAAGATCGGCAACGGCGTGACAGGCTTCACCACCGCGCACCTGACCGAAGCGCTCGATACCCGCTACTTCGAGCTGCGCAAGACGTTCGGCAACGATGGCGCGCGGCTTGCGGCCCAGTCGCATCGCGCGGCGATCGAACACATCGCACGGACCGTCGACGAGGAGAAGCTCGACTGCGGTTTCCGCTATCTGCCCGGGTATCTGTACTCGGAGGAGTCGCCGGATCAGATCGTCCAGGAGCACGAGGCGGCGCGGGCTTGCGGGATCGAGGTTGCCGTTCTCGACCGGGCACCGTTGCCGTTCCCCACGAAGAAGGCGCTCCGGTTCGAGCGGCAGGGGCAGTTCCATCCGCTGCGGTATCTGCTGCCGCTCGCGCGGCAGGTCGCGCAGCGGGGCGGCTTGGTGCACGAGCAGACGCGCGCGCTGGACGTCAGGGACGGCGAGCCCTGCACCGTGCGGACGGCGCAGGGCTTGGTGAGGGCGACGCACGTGCTCGTCTGCACGCACACGCCGGTGAACGACAAGTTCTTCATGCACACGAAGCTCGCCCAGTACCGATCGTACGTCGTCACGGCCCGCCCGGTGCAGCGCATCGACGGTCTCTTCTGGGATGATGCCGACCCGTACCACTACTTGCGCATGCACGATGGGCAGCTCATCGCCGGCGGCGAGGATCACAAGGTGGGACAGAAAGCGAACACGAACGAGGCCTACGATCGCCTCGGCGAGTACGTGCGCGCCCGATTCGACGCGGCGGTCGAGGGCGAGTGGTCGGCGCAGGTCGTGGAGCCGGTGGACGGACTGCCCTACATCGGTCGCAATTCGCTCAACGCGCACGTCTTCGTCGCGACCGGATTCTCCGGGAACGGCATGACCGGCGGAACGCTGGCGGCGATGCTGCTCGCCGACCTCGTGCTCGGGAAGTCGAACGTCTGGGAATCCCTGTACAAGGCAACGCGCCTCAGCGCCGGCGCCGCGCTCGAATGGACGAAGGAAAATGTCGACTATCCGTTGCACCTCGTGGTCGGGGCACTGAAGGGCGCCCCGGCGGACGCTCTCGAAAGCGTCGCGCGCGGAGAGGGGCGCATCGTGACCGTCGCGGGCAAGAAGGTGGCGGCCTTCCGCGACGAGGATGGCAAGCTCACGCTGCTCTCGCCGACCTGCACGCACATGGCGTGCACGGTGAGGTGGAACCCAGCGGAGAAATCGTGGGATTGCCCCTGTCACGGCGCGCGGTATGACGTCGAGGGCGAAGTGCTGAACGGGCCCGCGATCAAGCCGCTAGCGAAAAAGCAGCCATGA
- a CDS encoding cupin domain-containing protein, producing MRGGDFVKRRGPAVERQYRFEGCTFERVRAHGGSREISFARVVARNRGSIRFIDLSVLGPGADIGCHTHDVDNEELYVVVSGRGLMTLDGHEFEVGPGHVILNRPGGTHGLRNIGEEELRIVVIEVESEPENLRDGP from the coding sequence CTGCGCGGCGGGGATTTCGTGAAGCGTAGAGGACCGGCCGTGGAACGGCAGTACAGGTTCGAAGGATGCACCTTCGAGCGCGTGCGGGCGCACGGCGGCTCGCGCGAGATTTCATTCGCGCGCGTGGTGGCGCGCAATCGAGGGTCGATCCGGTTCATCGATCTCTCCGTGCTCGGGCCCGGAGCGGACATCGGTTGTCATACCCACGACGTGGACAACGAGGAGCTGTACGTCGTGGTGTCCGGACGAGGGCTGATGACGCTGGACGGTCACGAGTTCGAAGTGGGCCCCGGCCACGTCATCCTCAACCGGCCCGGAGGGACGCACGGGCTGAGGAACATCGGCGAGGAGGAGCTGCGCATCGTGGTGATCGAGGTCGAATCGGAGCCGGAAAATCTCCGGGACGGGCCATGA
- a CDS encoding alpha/beta fold hydrolase: protein MASSVVEDFPPSTRAASRLIGGELLALAASSLLYPFGLDASRKRTARRAEQRTVVFVHGYLGNRSSFYPLAFFLRMLGIGPLLSFSYSAAQGIEGAAIELRNSLRHRVRGGRIDLVCHSLGGLIARTWLQLLGGARRVDRCILLGTPDRGTYNAYWLLSRIGREVRPDSPLIRRLDASRAAASSVRFSSIVAGSDNIVIPRVFSAAEGEVIHLPDVGHMGLLFSPAVFRAVHQRLLLASGRPED from the coding sequence GTGGCATCGTCCGTGGTCGAGGATTTCCCGCCTTCAACCCGAGCGGCATCGCGGCTCATCGGCGGGGAGCTGCTGGCTCTGGCGGCCTCGTCGCTGCTCTATCCTTTCGGACTCGATGCCAGCCGGAAGCGGACGGCACGACGGGCGGAGCAGCGCACCGTCGTCTTCGTCCACGGCTACCTGGGAAATCGCTCGTCGTTCTACCCGCTGGCCTTTTTCCTGAGGATGCTCGGCATCGGTCCGCTGCTCTCGTTCAGCTACTCCGCGGCGCAGGGGATCGAGGGCGCAGCCATCGAGCTGCGCAACTCGCTGCGTCACCGCGTTCGCGGCGGTCGCATCGATCTCGTCTGTCACAGCCTGGGTGGCCTGATCGCGCGGACCTGGCTGCAGCTCCTCGGCGGCGCGCGGCGCGTCGATCGCTGCATCCTGCTCGGCACGCCCGACCGGGGCACCTACAACGCCTACTGGCTCCTCTCCCGGATCGGTCGCGAGGTGCGTCCCGATTCGCCCCTCATCCGTCGGCTGGACGCCTCGCGCGCAGCCGCTTCGTCGGTGCGGTTCTCGTCGATCGTCGCCGGCTCCGACAACATCGTCATCCCGCGCGTGTTCTCCGCGGCGGAGGGCGAGGTCATCCACCTGCCCGACGTCGGGCACATGGGTCTGCTCTTCTCGCCGGCGGTCTTCCGCGCCGTCCACCAGCGGCTGCTGCTCGCCAGTGGGCGACCGGAGGATTGA